Proteins from a single region of Bradyrhizobium diazoefficiens:
- a CDS encoding ATP-binding protein: protein MGRTFRIKVRIRRFRRQHPRIAFAIRSFMIFSATFGGAYGFVTGSRSENSGYNPNTFAIGASFLFALACLGLATLSMRLRFVNKRMRKLAAHNEALIDRNWELKEAEERARSLFEQQGDLIVLRDHQGRITSANDAYCALAGQARSALVGTRFDFDVLEQGDSARESNGTRIHDQKIATPVGARWIAWREGFVRHDAGQPAELQSVGRDVTDRTETERALSDARDQADAANRAKSRFLAMASHEIRNPLNGIIGMGGLLLDTTLTPEQTTYARAVKTSGEALMALIEELLDYSKIEAGKLDLDQRPFVLPILIEEITELLAPRAQAKDLEIAAYVDERLPLEAIGDAARLRQVLLNLAGNAIKFTATGGVALIVEPGIWPNEISFLVRDTGIGIAPEAQSRIFREFEQADDRVARTYGGTGLGLAISERIVKRMGGRITLESEPGKGSTFEVAIPLAPSQGEAGQTAFPSPDLAGKSILLVADGIEASLIARRLERWGGSTCLVADTAVAEALLPERSWHAVLIDRALGPAVTDRLGEVARAHATQRLVLLTPSSRHEKLSSAFTGFLVKPLRAASLAARLALTPEVASPDLAPEPVQPAPVRPPASGLSILVAEDNEINALLMRSLLTKLGHRVVIAVDGEAALESWLAASSAGTPYDLVLMDIQMPQLDGIEASKRIRAHEAAIGGQHTPILALTANTLVEDRYACFEAGMNGFLIKPLDREKLDEALAGLAAARQLAV from the coding sequence ATGGGTCGGACGTTCCGGATCAAGGTGCGCATCCGCCGCTTCAGGCGACAGCACCCCAGGATAGCCTTTGCGATCCGCTCCTTCATGATCTTCTCGGCGACGTTCGGCGGTGCCTATGGCTTCGTCACCGGCAGCCGCTCGGAAAATTCCGGCTACAATCCCAACACCTTTGCGATCGGCGCGAGCTTCCTGTTCGCGCTGGCCTGCCTCGGCTTGGCGACGCTCAGCATGCGCCTGCGTTTCGTCAACAAGCGGATGCGCAAGCTCGCGGCCCACAACGAGGCACTGATCGATCGGAATTGGGAGCTGAAGGAAGCCGAAGAGCGCGCCCGCAGCCTGTTCGAACAGCAGGGTGACCTCATCGTGCTGCGCGACCATCAGGGCCGCATCACCTCCGCCAACGACGCCTATTGCGCGCTCGCCGGGCAGGCGCGTAGCGCGCTGGTCGGCACGCGCTTTGACTTCGACGTGCTGGAGCAGGGCGACAGCGCGCGCGAGAGCAACGGCACACGCATCCACGACCAGAAGATCGCAACGCCCGTCGGGGCGCGCTGGATTGCGTGGCGCGAAGGTTTCGTGCGGCACGATGCCGGCCAGCCCGCCGAATTGCAGAGCGTCGGACGCGACGTCACCGACCGCACCGAGACCGAGCGCGCGCTATCGGACGCCCGCGACCAGGCCGACGCTGCCAACCGCGCCAAATCGCGCTTCCTCGCGATGGCCTCGCACGAGATCCGTAACCCGCTCAACGGCATCATCGGCATGGGCGGCCTCTTGCTCGACACCACGCTGACGCCGGAGCAGACCACTTATGCCCGGGCCGTGAAAACATCCGGCGAAGCGCTGATGGCGCTGATCGAGGAGCTGCTCGACTATTCCAAGATCGAGGCCGGCAAGCTCGACCTCGACCAGCGTCCCTTCGTGCTCCCGATCTTGATCGAGGAGATCACCGAGCTGCTGGCGCCGCGCGCACAGGCCAAAGACCTCGAGATCGCAGCCTATGTCGACGAGCGGCTTCCGTTGGAAGCCATCGGCGATGCCGCGCGGCTGCGCCAGGTGCTGCTCAACCTCGCCGGCAACGCCATCAAATTCACGGCGACCGGCGGCGTGGCGCTGATCGTCGAGCCCGGCATCTGGCCGAACGAAATCAGTTTTCTGGTGCGCGACACCGGCATCGGCATTGCGCCCGAAGCGCAGTCGCGCATCTTCCGCGAATTCGAGCAGGCCGACGACCGCGTCGCCCGCACCTATGGCGGCACCGGACTTGGCCTCGCCATCAGCGAACGCATCGTCAAGCGCATGGGCGGCCGCATCACGCTGGAGAGCGAGCCCGGCAAAGGTTCGACCTTCGAGGTCGCGATCCCGCTCGCGCCCTCGCAAGGCGAGGCCGGACAAACCGCATTCCCGAGTCCCGATCTCGCCGGCAAGTCGATCCTGCTGGTGGCCGACGGTATCGAGGCATCCCTGATCGCACGGCGGCTGGAGCGCTGGGGTGGTTCGACCTGTCTGGTTGCGGATACGGCTGTGGCCGAGGCGTTGTTGCCGGAGCGCTCATGGCATGCGGTGCTGATCGACCGTGCGCTCGGTCCGGCAGTCACCGATCGCCTGGGTGAAGTCGCCCGCGCCCATGCGACGCAGCGCCTCGTGCTGCTGACGCCGAGCTCGCGTCATGAAAAACTCTCGTCGGCCTTCACCGGCTTCCTGGTGAAGCCGCTCCGCGCAGCCTCACTCGCCGCGCGTCTCGCGCTGACGCCGGAAGTGGCCTCGCCCGATCTGGCGCCGGAGCCCGTCCAGCCGGCTCCGGTCAGACCGCCTGCCAGCGGCCTCTCGATTCTCGTCGCCGAGGACAACGAGATCAACGCACTATTGATGCGATCGCTGCTGACGAAGCTCGGTCACCGTGTCGTCATCGCGGTCGATGGCGAGGCCGCGCTGGAATCGTGGCTCGCGGCGAGCTCGGCCGGCACACCCTATGATCTGGTCCTGATGGACATCCAGATGCCACAGCTCGACGGTATCGAGGCGAGCAAGCGCATCCGCGCCCACGAGGCCGCAATCGGAGGCCAACATACGCCGATCCTGGCCCTCACCGCGAATACGCTCGTGGAAGATCGCTACGCCTGTTTCGAGGCGGGCATGAACGGGTTTCTGATCAAGCCGCTCGATCGCGAGAAGCTGGACGAGGCGTTGGCCGGGCTGGCGGCGGCACGGCAGCTTGCGGTGTAG